ggctccccaaaacgtgtcttggttcctcagagctccccattcctccccagggctccccaaaacgtgtcttggttcctcagagcaccccattcctccccaggactccccaaaacgtgtcttggttcctcagggctccccaatcctccccagggctccccaaaatgtgtctggtttcccagggctccccaaaacgtgtcttggtttcccagggctccccaatcctccccagggctccccaaaacgtgtcttggttcctcagggctccccaaaacatgtctggtttcccagggctccccattcctccccaggactccccaacacgtgtcttggttcctcagagctccccaaaacgtgtcttggtttctcggggctccccattcctccccagggctccccaaaacgtgtcttggtttcccggggctccccattcctccctagggctccccagaacgtgtcttggtttctcggggctccccattcctccccagggctccccaaaacgtgtcttggtttcccggggctccccattcctccccaggcctccccaaaacgtgtcttggttcctcagggctccccattcctccccagggctccccaaaacgtgtcttggttccgcagagcaccccattcctccccagggctccccattcctccccagggctccccaaaacgtgtcttggttcctcagggctccccattcctccccagggctccccaaaacgtgtcttggttcctcagggctccccattgcgccccagggctccccaaaacgtgtctggcttcctcagggctccccattccttcccagggctccccaaaatatatcttggttccccagggctccccaaaacttgtcttggttccccagagctccccattcctgtGCAGGGCAccccccaaaacgtgtcttggatcctaggggtccccaaaacatgtcatggttccccagggctccccaaaacgtgtcttggttcctcagggtccccattcctccccagtgatccccaaaatgtgtcttggtaccccagagctccccattcctccccagggctccccaaaacgtctaCTCCCTCTACTCCCGTCTTTCTCACGGGCAGCCCTACTATCTTCcgggctgatctctgttcccctgccctccgtcagggaatccacggaccccCCACAGTCCCCCACGGATCTGTCCTGAGAGGGGCGTGTTCGGGAGGTGGGCGCAGCAGGTGACCGCGGATCCCGCGTCACCCTGCCGGGCGCGGGGCGTGGCCTGGGCACGGGGCGTGGCCTGGGTGCAGGGCGTGGCCTGGGagcgggggcgtggcctgggaGCAGGGGCGTGGCCTGGGTGCGGGGGCATGGCCTGGGTGCGGGGGCATGGCCTGGGtgcgggggcgtggcctgggtgcgggggcgtggcctgggtgcgggggcgtggcctgggtGTGGGGCGTGGCCTGGGTGCGGGGCGTGGCCTGGGCACGGGGCGTGGCCTGGGCgtgggggcgtggcctgggcGCGGGGCGTGGCCTCGGCGCAGGGGCGTGGCCTGGGCacgggggcgtggcctgggcgcgggggcgtggcctcggCACCGGGGCGCAGTCCAGGTGTCCCCCAGGTCCTAGCGCCGCACCCCCCAGCGACCAGGACAACCctcagggggtgggggggcaacccacttactcccatttgggggtgcacaaaaagggggggcaggtgatggtctgacaccagccCAGGGGCATTGGAGGCTCCCTGGGGGAGGGGtcgcagcagctcctgggtactGGGGAAGTGGCCGAGGGGTCCCCATGGCATTTGGGGGGCCCTGCAGGTGATGCCCCCACTCGGATCCAGGCACCTTCGTGATTCCTGGGGGGCGTCCCCTCGCTGTCCTGGGGGGTGGATCTCTGGGTGGTCCCCTCAGTGTTCCTGTGGccccggggggtccccgctgtgtccttggctcccatgCAGGGGGGCCCCACAGAGAGGGGGCCCCCATGGCCTCCACAACGTCCTTGAGGTGTCCCCGAGCCCCTATAGACTCTGCGCGTAGTcgtcccccgccccgccccgttCAGCACCAGGAGTGGGGCTGCATCCCCAAACAGCGCCCCGGCCCccagagagcagcaacagctgtaaaatccatcactttaatgGAATGGGGGGGCCCAAGGGATGaccccccaccaaaacaaaaccgGGGGCCCAATGGCtcccccagtcccacacaccctggtggggggtggggggggcaacaggaaataaataacagaggaggGGCCCCAAGGGCAAAGGGGTGACGGGGGATGGgggggtcaccaagcacagggtgccgggggggggtcaggggtccccAAGATGCCGTGGGGGGGCGGCTCGGGGGGGGCTCACGGTGGCTCTTGAGCGTGTGAAACTTGAGGCCGTGGGGGGTGCGGAAGCGacaggggcagcgggggcagggcggggggatgatcccccaccccccctgccccccccgtGGCGCCGCATGTGCCACGTCAGGGACGCGCGTTGGCGGCAGCGGAACCCGCAGAGCTGGCATctgggtggggggacagggggtcaggggtcccccgtgccccccctcactgcaggggggtctccggtgtccccatgtccccactccACAGGGGTCTCTGTGTCCACATGTCCCCACTCACTCCACAGGGGTCTCTCCGCTGTGTGTCCGTCTATGAACATCCAAGTGGTTTTTGCGCTTGAACGATTTCCCGCAGCTGTCGCAGGGGAACTCGCATgtgcctggggacacggggacgttGGGAGACGTGGGGGGAGggcgggggacggggggggacgtgcggggacactggggactcACCCGAGTCCACGAGCATTTGCCGGCGCAGCTGGAATCTCCTcccagagccctggggacaatCAAGGGGACAACTGTGGCGACACTGCCAGGGACACCCCCGTGTCCGTCCCTCGCGTTGCACCAAACAGGGAGGGCAGTGAGGGGGGGTCTGGTGGGACACAGGGCGACATAGCGAGGTAGGGAAAGGACACAGGGGGTGTCAAGGGGTgttggggggcacggggggggcagggggtctcgggggggcacagggggtgttggggggtctGTACCTGGCAGCTGCTGCGGAGGCGTCCCCGTTTTGCGGGGGGGGCGTCACCGATGGGCTCCGGGAGCCCCCCggaggaggggggaggggggcgaCCCCGCCGGCTGCGCCGTCtgtgggggaaggggaggggggtGAGACCCCCCCCAGCGCGGGGGGGGCTCATCCAGCCCCCTCAATGTGCCTGAGGAACCCCAAACGGCCCCCCCAAAATAAACCTGGGCCAGGGCCCTCCCCCCAGAActgcccctgcccccccaggttCCCCCGTGACTCCCGGAACCCCCAATGACCCCCCTAAACCTGCAGGAACCTCACTGCGACACCCCAATTACCCAGGGACGCCCCAAATTCTCCCCCCTACCTGAGCGGCTCCCGTGGGATCTCGTAGACGATGGTTGACCCGTCCTCCTCGGAGGGGGGTTCCTGGGGGGGCTCGACCGTGGGAACTGGCGGCTCCTCCTGCTTCAGTCCCggcacctcctgctgctcctctggggggggggctgtgacACACCCCCCCAAACCTTCCCCCTCACCCCATCCCCGTGACCCGCCCCACTCCCCCGGTCCCTGTGACCCCCCTTCCCCATACCTGTTTTAGGGTGCGGGGGCTCTAGGGGGAGGGCGCTCCCCCCATCCAGCAGCGTGCAGGGCAGCTCGGCCCCCCCCATGTCCAGttgcagcccccccagtgcctcgAACGGGGGGGCAGCCAGGATGAGCAGGGGGGGGCCCAGCGGGACGGGGGggcccagccccacacacagCACGGCTTCCagcgccgccccccgcccccccgcagGGGGGGGTCCTGGCCCTTCCGCCCCCGCTGCCGCTGGGGTGGCCCCCCCAGCTGGAGCCTCTGAGCTGGAGCTACTGCCTGAGAAAGAGATGGGGGGGCTGGGAACCAGGGGGGCTGGGAACCAGGTGGGGGGAGCCCCAAATGGGAACCCCCCCAGAAATCCCTGAGCCCGCAAGGGGGAACCTCCGCAAGGGGGAACCTCGACAAGGAACTCCCAGCCCCAAAGGGGAACCCCCCGGGTGTCACCTGCACCCCCCATCCACAGGACgggctccccccggccccccaacCGCTGTTCCCCCCCTCACTGTCACTGCTGTCCCCGCCAGCACTGTCACCTTCGCTGTCCCACCCCACCCATCACTGTCAGCCCCGCagcgtccctgtccccccacccctgctccctcctcacTGTCACTGCCCCCTCCCGCTGTCACTGCCTCTTTACTGTCTCTGctgtccccccgccccctcaCCGTCCCGTCCCCCAGCACTGCCGCTGTCCCCGCCCCCCACtgccagtgtccccatcccctcacCGGTGTCCCCGCCGCTGTCGCTGTCACTGTCGCTTTGCGTGCGCGGCGGGTGCAGGTCCTGGAAGTACCTGTGTCCCCGCTCGCATTGCCACACAGCCGTGCTGCTGAGCCCCAGCGCCGGCTCCAGCTCCGCCAGCCGCGGCTCAGCTGGGCAGCGCCCGCGGTGATCCTGGTACCACAGCGCCGCGTGCCGCAGGCAGTTCACGTTGCGCCGCCGTCCTGGGGGGAAACCTgacacccccagacccacaCACCCCCAGAGCCCGCCCTGGGGGGAgcctgacccccccagacccccccccagcacccacagacccCGCCCGGGGGGGGGGGCTCCGGCCCCCAACACTCACTTTTCTTCCGTTTGGGCATTTTGGGGATTTGCTCCCACGGCTTCCTGTGGAGAgagggggggagcggggggtcACACCCGGACAAACCCCCGCTCCCCACCGGGGCCCCCGTTCCCCCCGGCCCCGTTGCCCCGTTCCGCCCCGGTGCCCCCGTTCCCCCCCGGCCCCATTCCCCCGTTCCCCCCGGCCCCGTTCCCCCGTTCCGCCCCGGTGCCCCCGTTCCGCCCCGGTGCCCCCGTTCCGCCCCGGTGCCCCCgttccccccagccccgttcCCCCGCTCCCCACCGGGGCCCCCGTTCCCCCGTTCCACCCCGGTGCCCCCGTTCCCCCCCGGCCCCGTTCCCCCGTTCCGCCCCGGTGCCCCCGTTCCCCCCCGGCCCCGTTCCCCCGTTCCGCCCCGGTGCCCCCgttcccccccggcccccgtTCCCCCCGGCCCCCGTCGCCCCCGGCCCCGTTCCCCCGTTCCGCCCCGGTGCCCCCGTTcccccccggtgcccccgtTCCCCCGTTCCGCCCCGGTGCCCCCGTTCCCCCGCTCCCCACCGGTGCCCCcgttcccccccagccccgttcCCCCGTTCCGCCCCGTTGCCCCGTTCCGCCCCGGTGCCCCCGTTCCCCCCGGCCCCCgtcgcccccggccccgctcacccGCGCCGCCCGGCGCGCTGCCCgcgctccagccccagcaggtaGGCCGCGAGCTTCGCGTCGCTCCAGCCGCTGCGGCGCCGCAGGTCGACCCAGGGCCCGTGCGCCTCGCCCAGGTACACCCGCCGCACGTCGTACTTCTTGCGCGACTccagccgccgccgcgcccggtCCGACTCCGTcagccgcggccgcccccgcgccttccgcccgccgcccggctccgccgcggggccgcgcccggggccgcccccggagcccccggagccgccgcccgggccccgcTCGGCCGCGCTCATGCcgggcccgccgccccgcgccccgcggcgCGCGATGATGACGCCAGCGCCGCGCCGGCTGCAGGAGCCGTTTTTCACGAAGGCGAGGCGCACTGCGCATGCGCGGGGTGCGCGGCTGGCAGACAGTGCGCGTGTGCGCGCGCTTCCGCCAGGCCCCGCCCAGGGCGCGTCAGGTCGGCCCGTGCGCATGCGCCGAGCCCGGAGTGCCCGTTCCGCGCGCTGCGCCCCCAAACCCGACACTGGTCACCCCAGAAACGACACTGATCACCCCAGAAACGACACTgatccccccaaacccgacACTGATCCCCCCAGAAACGACACTgatccccccaaacccgacACTGATCCCCCCAGAAACGACACTgatccccccaaacccgacACTGATCCCCCCAGAAACGACACTGATCCCCCAAACCCGACACTGATCCCCCCAGAAACGACACTgatccccccaaacccgacACTGATCCCCCCAGAAACGACACTgatccccccaaacccgacACTGACCCCCCCAGAAACGACActgatccccccaaacctgACACCGATCGCTCTAAAAAGGACACTAAACACCCCCAAAAAGACACAAATCACCCCAAACTGGTGTCAGTTCCTTTATTTCGGTGGGGGCCCCAGCgcagggggcagggggggcccTGCCCGCAGTCGCAGCCCCGGCGGGGTCCCGGGGGTGCCCCCGCCCCCCAGGCGGAACACGACGGGCGTCCGTCCCAGCACCGGGTTGTTCCGCTGCAGCCCCGCGATCCAGCGGCCCAACGTGCGCCGGTCGCCCGCGCCCGCCATGCAGAGCGCGAACACGGGGCCCTcctgcactgcaggggggtcgGGGCGGGGCTCCGCACAGGCCCTGCCCCGCCCCCAgcgcctggccccgccccccagccAGTCCTGGGCCCAGCCCCACCCCCGCCCCcttcccccgccccccagccccaccctCAGCCCCACCCCAACCCCGCCCTTGCCccgcccccctgccccaccctcagccccaccccacccccacccccttcccccgccccccagtcccacccccgcccccttcccccacccccttgccccgcccccctgccccaccccagccccacccTTGCCccgcccccctgccccacccttgccccgccccctgccccaccccagccccacccttgccccgccccctgccccaccctcagccccaccccagccccgcccctgccccaccctcagccccagcccagccccacccttgccccgccccccagccccaccctTGCCccgcccccctgccccaccccagccccacccccctgccccacccctCATACCCTCGTCCACATCGAAGTCGTCATCGTCCCAGGGCCCGCGCTCCAGGTCCAGGTCCAGGCTCAGCGGGTAGTAGAGGCTGCGCTCGGGGTCGGGGGGCTCGgcctggggggcaggggggtcccacagctcccaccccatcccctgggtccccccacTTCCCATCCTGCCCCCCCGTCGTCCCCCCTCTCACCCCCAGTGGGGGACCCGGCGGGTCCCCCCTCAGCACGTGGTACTGGAGCCGGCGGCCGCGCAGCCAGATGGGGAACGGCCCCTCCACGAAcacgggccgggccgggccgtgctgggccagcagctcctgctggtcCGGGCTTTGTGCACCTGGACGGGAAAAACAGCACCCCAAACCTGATGGGGGTCCGCACAGCCCCAGGGCCGGGCCGTGCTGGGCCAGCAGCTCCCGCTGGCCAGAGCTCTGGGAGCCTGGGGGGACGccccaaaataaatacacaggCGATCCCAAAATACACAgcggaccccaaaaccccctcgAGGGACCCCgaccccggggaccccccacccactaccacagggctccccaaaacgcctgggtccctcgcACAGGCCagcgtccccagccccacatgcTGGGTCCCCCCAAAGACAAGGGGCCAGAAATGGGACCCCCCAGGACACGCAGAACCCCGCAGAggcccccaggaccccccccgacccccccgccccatcaCTCACCCACGATGAAGGGCTGGACGGAACCTTCGTCACCCCCCTCGTCCGGCACCGCCTCCTgcaggggggacacggcggggagAGGGGGGTCACCAGCCCGCCAAGCgacttggggacacccctgtgTCCACATCCCTCTGTCCCCCGTGcatcccctgtcccctgggtgtccctgtgtcctcctgtccccatccctgtcgctgtcccatgtccccgtccctgtctccgtgtcccctgtccccgtgtcccatgtccccgtccctgtcccctgtctccatgcccgtgtcccctgtccctgtcccccgtccccacccccgtgtcccctgcctCCGTCCCTGTCCCGTCCCACCTGGTACACGGTGATCCGCGCGTCGGGGTCGTTGGCGATGCGCCGCAGCGCCAGGCGGGCGATGGGCAGCCCGGGGGGCGGCaggcgggggggcagcgggtgGGGGTCCAGGTGCCGTGCGCGGGGCAGCCAGTACAGCAGCCGCTGGCACTTCCGCACGGGGCGGCTGCGCGGCCCGAAGATCCCGAGCAGCAGGAACCGCGTCTCAGCGTCTGGCACCACgcctgagggacccaggcgtccgggggacaCGGGGTTCAGGGGAGACACAGGGgttcaggggacccaggtgtccgggagccccctccccagggacccaggcatccgggagccTCCTGCCCAGGGAACCAGTGACTCCTCCCCAGGAACCCGAGCATCCAggagccccctccccagggacccaggcgtccggtggacccaggcgtccgggagccctCTGCCCAGGGACCCAGGCGCCCGGTGCCCCGCAGCGCTCACCGTACCGCTccatctgctccagcagccgcaGCCCGCACTCCTGCTGGCGCGGGAAGGGCCCGAGCAAGCGCTGCAGCGGCCCCCGGGGCAGCCAGGGCCCGCGGggcagcagccgcagcagccGGTGGTAAAGCGGCCGCTCCCGCGCCACCCCCAGCGCCGGCATCGCCGCCAGCGCcgcctccaccagctccagccgcccgcgccgccgccccggggccgATTCCAGCGCCGACAGCGCGGCCTCGAAcgcggcggcgccgggggggTCACCGGGCGGGGCGGGGTCGGCGGGGGCGTCTCCGGGGGGGTCCCCCAGGCCGGGTCTCCCGCCGGGCGCTGGTGGAGGCTCCGGGCGGCCTGGGGGAgcgggggagaggagggggggCGGAGCGCCgtgaccccccgtgtccccccgtgtcccctgactccccgtgtcccccgtgtccccctgtggcccctgaccccccgtgtcccccctgtgacccctgaccccccgtgtcccccccatgtccccctgtgacc
This sequence is a window from Caloenas nicobarica isolate bCalNic1 unplaced genomic scaffold, bCalNic1.hap1 Scaffold_559, whole genome shotgun sequence. Protein-coding genes within it:
- the LOC136002865 gene encoding LOW QUALITY PROTEIN: zinc finger protein 653-like (The sequence of the model RefSeq protein was modified relative to this genomic sequence to represent the inferred CDS: inserted 1 base in 1 codon; deleted 1 base in 1 codon), which translates into the protein MSAAERGPGGGSGGSGGGPGRGPAAEPGGGRKARGRPRLTESDRARRRLESRKKYDVRRVYLGEAHGPWVDLRRRSGWSDAKLAAYLLGLERGQRAGRRGKPWEQIPKMPKRKKRRRRNVNCLRHAALWYQDHRGRCPAEPRLAELEPALGLSSTAVWQCERGHRYFQDLHPPRTQSDSDSDSGGDTGSSSSSEAPAGGATPAAAGAEGPGPPPAGGRGAALEAVLCVGLGPPVPLGPPLLILAAPPFEALGGLQLDMGGAELPCTLLDGGSALPLEPPHPKTEEQQEVPGLKQEEPPVPTVEPPQEPPSEEDGSTIVYEIPREPLRRRSRRGRPPPPSSGGLPEPIGDAPPAKRGRLRSSCQGSGRRFQLRRQMLVDSGTCEFPCDSCGKSFKRKNHLDVHRRTHSGETPVECQLCGFRCRQRASLTWHMRRHGGGRGGGGSSPXPCPRCPCRFRTPHGLKFHTLKSHREPPPSAPPRHLGDP
- the LOC136002864 gene encoding evolutionarily conserved signaling intermediate in Toll pathway, mitochondrial-like codes for the protein RPEPPPAPGGRPGLGDPPGDAPADPAPPGDPPGAAAFEAALSALESAPGRRRGRLELVEAALAAMPALGVARERPLYHRLLRLLPRGPWLPRGPLQRLLGPFPRQQECGLRLLEQMERYGVVPDAETRFLLLGIFGPRSRPVRKCQRLLYWLPRARHLDPHPLPPRLPPPGLPIARLALRRIANDPDARITVYQEAVPDEGGDEGSVQPFIVGAQSPDQQELLAQHGPARPVFVEGPFPIWLRGRRLQYHVLRGDPPGPPLGAEPPDPERSLYYPLSLDLDLERGPWDDDDFDVDEVQEGPVFALCMAGAGDRRTLGRWIAGLQRNNPVLGRTPVVFRLGGGGTPGTPPGLRLRAGPPLPPALGPPPK